From a single Hypanus sabinus isolate sHypSab1 chromosome 7, sHypSab1.hap1, whole genome shotgun sequence genomic region:
- the pop7 gene encoding ribonuclease P protein subunit p20, whose product MADRTTGTPHLGPVSDSAVDMDPVEYTLRKRLPHKLPRRKNDVYINMKTDFKAQLARCQKMLESGGFSEICIHGLGLAINRAINIALQLQAASFGALQIAANTSTVELVDDLEPELDEGEAVTRTRNNSAIHIRVFLVLPKGEKAEAINP is encoded by the coding sequence ATGGCGGACCGAACCACCGGGACTCCACACCTGGGGCCAGTATCAGATAGCGCTGTGGATATGGACCCGGTGGAGTACACGCTCCGTAAGCGCCTTCCCCACAAGTTGCCCAGGCGCAAGAACGACGTCTACATCAACATGAAGACGGACTTCAAGGCGCAGTTGGCGCGCTgccagaagatgctggagagtgGCGGCTTCAGCGAGATCTGCATCCACGGCCTGGGGCTGGCCATCAACCGTGCCATCAACATCGCCCTGCAGCTGCAGGCAGCCAGCTTTGGCGCGCTGCAGATTGCGGCCAACACCTCCACCGTTGAGCTAGTCGATGACTTGGAGCCTGAGCTGGACGAGGGTGAAGCAGTGACTCGCACCAGGAACAACTCTGCCATCCACATTCGGGTCTTCCTGGTGCTCCCCAAGGGTGAGAAAGCTGAAGCAATTAACCCCTGA